From Quercus lobata isolate SW786 chromosome 1, ValleyOak3.0 Primary Assembly, whole genome shotgun sequence, one genomic window encodes:
- the LOC115980724 gene encoding serine carboxypeptidase-like, with the protein MASTFIELSLSFLLLLLTSPFSCAKHANNHHRLAEKLIRSLNLFPTDSINIASPDPSFVAPKIVEKSFCFPSLNNSGVSVEDLGHHAGYYSLPHSKAARMFYLFFESRNKKKDPVVIWLTGGPGCGSEMALFFENGPFHITNNLSLEWNNYGWDMVSNIMFVDQPTGTGFSYTANNTSDIRSDEVGISNDLYDFLQAFFKEHPQFAKNKFYITGESYAGHLIPALATRIHQGNKAKEGNHLKLKGFAIGNGLTNPEIQYKSYTDYALEMKLLNNDDYNWVNKMKLPQCEQAVKECGTYGGKACNTSFDTCAELLDQILRINAGINSYDIRKKCIATYDNCYDFSTMVKFLNKELVRNALGVGNITFVSCSGPVYEAMRTDWAKNLAVGIPALLEDGIKVLVYAGEYDLMCNWLGNSRWVQALEWSGQKQYEASPTVPFVVDGAEAGLLKSHGPLTFLKVCDAGHLVPMDQPNVSLQMLRRWMKGKLTKSKAKHRGSPK; encoded by the exons ATGGCATCAACTTTCattgaactctctctctcttttctcttactTCTTCTCACTTCACCATTCTCATGTGCAAAACATGCAAACAACCACCATCGCTTAGCAGAAAAGCTCATAAGAAGCCTCAACTTGTTCCCTACGGACTCCATTAACATTGCATCCCCTGACCCTTCATTTGTTGCCCCAAAGATTGTAGAGAAATCgttttgttttccttctctgAATAATTCTGGCGTTTCAGTTGAAGATCTTGGTCACCATGCTGGTTATTATAGTCTTCCACATTCCAAAGCAGCAAG GATGTTTTATTTGTTCTTCGAATCACGGAACAAGAAGAAAGACCCTGTTGTCATATGGTTGACTGGAGGGCCAGGGTGTGGCAGTGAAATGGCTCTGTTCTTTGAAAATGGTCCTTTCCACATTACAAACAACTTGTCTCTAGAGTGGAATAACTATGGCTGGGACATG GTATCAAACATTATGTTTGTGGACCAGCCTACAGGAACCGGCTTCAGTTACACTGCTAATAATACGAGTGATATTCGCAGTGATGAAGTCGGAATTAGCAATGACTTGTATGACTTTTTGCAG GCATTTTTCAAGGAGCATCCTCaatttgctaaaaataaatTCTACATAACAGGAGAATCATATGCTGGGcacctcattccagcattagcTACTCGGATTCACCAAGGAAACAAAGCAAAGGAAGGAAATCATTTAAAGTTGAAG GGATTTGCTATTGGTAATGGGCTAACCAATCCAGAAATCCAGTACAAATCATACACTGACTATGCACTGGAAATGAAGTTACTTAATAATGATGATTACAATTGGGTTAACAAGATGAAATTGCCACAATGTGAACAGGCGGTAAAAGAGTGTG GCACTTATGGCGGAAAAGCTTGTAATACTTCATTCGACACTTGCGCAGAATTATTGGATCAGATTTTAAGAATCAACGCTGGTATAAAT TCCTATGATATTAGAAAGAAATGCATCGCAACCTATGACAATTGTTATGATTTCTCGACCATGGTGAAATTCCTGAACAAGGAGTTAGTTAGGAATGCTCTAGGGGTTGGGAACATAACATTCGTTTCATGCAGTGGTCCAGTATATGAAGCCATGAGAACTGACTGGGCAAAGAATCTTGCAGTAGGTATTCCTGCTCTTCTGGAGGATGGAATCAAGGTGCTTGTGTATGCTGGGGAGTATGACCTCATGTGCAATTGGCTGG GGAATTCACGGTGGGTTCAAGCCCTTGAATGGTCAGGACAGAAACAGTATGAGGCATCCCCAACTGTTCCATTTGTAGTTGATGGTGCAGAAGCAGGATTGCTCAAGAGCCATGGGCCTCTCACTTTCCtcaag GTCTGTGATGCTGGTCATTTGGTTCCAATGGATCAGCCCAATGTATCACTACAAATGCTGAGGAGGTGGATGAAAGGGAAATTAACGAAGTCTAAGGCAAAACATAGGGGTTCTCCCAAGTGA
- the LOC115981504 gene encoding uncharacterized protein LOC115981504: MEGEKPTTLVCTVLAINHTNLCYRVCAVCERTRPDNDPTSLCKFCNFNAFNSVSPASKRLFRVLMSIASDTKVFTVICFDRMAKVIFGCSADEFFDFAKLHPFAAVSASRILEGEMFKMTLSKPKNGNAQHLRVVSIVPLRTGFQPAIETLRKLYGKRVGC; the protein is encoded by the exons atGGAAGGTGAGAAACCAACAACGCTAGTGTGCACAGTGTTAGCCATAAACCACACCAACTTATGCTACAGGGTCTGCGCTGTCTGTGAGAGGACTCGCCCTGACAACGATCCCACTTCTCTCTGCAAATTCTGCAACTTCAATGCCTTCAACTCCGTCTCCCCTGCTTCCAAACGCCTCTTCCGTGTCCTT ATGTCAATAGCATCAGATACAAAGGTGTTCACGGTGATATGCTTTGACAGAATGGCTAAAGTTATTTTTGGGTGCTCTGCTGATGAGTTCTTTGACTTTGCCAAGCTTCATCCTTTTGCTG CTGTATCTGCTAGTAGAATTCTTGAGGGAGAGATGTTTAAAATGACACTGTCCAAACCAAAGAATGGTAATGCACAACATCTGCGAGTTGTTTCCATTGTTCCATTGAGAACAGGTTTTCAGCCAGCAATTGAGACATTAAGAAAATTATATGGAAAACGAGTTGGTTGTTAA
- the LOC115980734 gene encoding uncharacterized protein LOC115980734, with product MSIASDTNVFTVICFDRMAKVIFGCSADEFFDFAKLHPFAAVSASRILEGEMFKMILSKPKNGNAQHLRVVSIVPLRTGFQPAIETLRKLYGKRVGC from the exons ATGTCAATAGCATCAGATACAAATGTGTTCACGGTGATATGCTTTGACAGAATGGCTAAAGTTATTTTTGGGTGCTCTGCTGATGAGTTCTTTGACTTTGCCAAGCTTCATCCTTTTGCTG CTGTATCTGCTAGTAGAATTCTTGAGGGAGAGATGTTTAAAATGATACTGTCCAAACCAAAGAATGGTAATGCACAACATCTGCGAGTTGTTTCCATTGTTCCATTGAGAACAGGTTTTCAGCCAGCAATTGAGACATTAAGAAAATTATATGGAAAACGAGTTGGTTGTTAA
- the LOC115949705 gene encoding uncharacterized protein K02A2.6-like: protein MFSDSRLVVGQVKGKLEAKDERMQGGILNPLSSPWPFAQWGLDIIGPFPKAAGNKRYLLVGMDYFTKWVEAEPLANIRDLDAKKFSWKNIVTRFRIPRILISDNGLQFDRKFFRRYCCDLGITNKYSTPIYPQGNGQVKAVNKVIVNGLKKKLDDAKEKWV from the exons ATGTTCTCAGACTCAAGACTAGTTGTCGGCCAGGTGAAGGGTAAACTAGAAGCAAAAGATGAGAGGATGCAAG GAGGAATCCTTAACCCCCTATCCAGCCCTTGGCCctttgctcaatggggcttaGATATCATTGGTCCATTCCCCAAGGCCGCAGGGAACAAGAGGTATTTGCTGGTCGGCATggactactttactaaatgggttgaagctgagcccttggcgAATATCAGAGACTTGGACGCTAAGAAATTTTCCTGGAAAAACATTGTTACTCGGTTTAGGATCCCTCGCATcctcatctcggacaatggccttcaatttgatagaaAATTTTTCAGAAGATACTGCTGTGATTTGGgaattacaaacaaatattCTACACCAATTTATCCTCAAGGGAATGGACAAGTCAAggctgttaacaaggtcatagtgaatggactcaagaagaAGTTGGATGATGCGAAGGAAAAATGGGTGTAA